A window of Costertonia aggregata contains these coding sequences:
- a CDS encoding PP2C family protein-serine/threonine phosphatase, producing MKLFQPEYLNELGERTNNEDAVYPVSPNKNDTVFLVCDGVGGQAKGAVASKLICEHFPVYLKKASNNVEDDKLLEKGLRYVEEQLRHYANNNPDSLQMASTLTIICFSKKGNSATLGWVGDSRIYHIRNGGILFQTKDHSHVQSLLEMGEISEEEAKTHPKKNVITRAVNGKTQTRIATCKIDDIVENDFFLLCSDGILENLDNEKINIWFRTNAEPITIRNQIQKSAKGKTKDNYSMYLIKIKESNKAGQKDKKRFWNFFY from the coding sequence ATGAAGCTGTTTCAACCAGAGTATCTAAATGAATTGGGGGAACGTACCAATAACGAAGATGCGGTATACCCCGTTTCTCCAAATAAAAATGACACGGTCTTTTTAGTATGCGATGGTGTAGGCGGTCAAGCAAAAGGAGCGGTGGCTTCGAAGCTGATATGCGAACATTTTCCTGTGTATTTAAAAAAAGCGAGTAACAATGTCGAGGATGATAAGCTATTGGAAAAAGGGTTAAGGTATGTAGAGGAACAACTAAGGCACTACGCTAACAATAACCCGGATTCTTTGCAGATGGCCAGTACACTTACCATTATTTGTTTTTCAAAAAAGGGGAATAGTGCAACATTGGGTTGGGTCGGGGATAGTAGAATATACCATATAAGAAATGGTGGGATATTGTTTCAAACCAAAGACCACTCACACGTACAAAGTCTTTTGGAAATGGGTGAGATTTCCGAAGAGGAAGCCAAAACCCACCCTAAAAAGAATGTTATCACAAGAGCCGTGAATGGGAAAACCCAAACTAGAATAGCTACTTGCAAAATAGATGATATCGTAGAGAACGATTTTTTTCTGTTGTGTTCAGATGGGATCTTAGAAAATTTGGACAATGAAAAAATAAATATATGGTTTCGTACAAACGCAGAACCAATAACCATAAGAAATCAAATACAGAAAAGTGCCAAAGGAAAAACAAAGGATAATTACTCCATGTACTTGATCAAAATCAAAGAATCGAACAAGGCAGGACAAAAAGATAAGAAACGGTTCTGGAATTTTTTTTATTGA
- a CDS encoding STM3941 family protein, whose translation MKKNNIEVPLSKAKMSFIILGCLLFVALGVFMLLNAEEMQTRKFSPIWIIGFGGVAAVFFGGICIAVIKKIFDKKPGLKIDEKGIWDNSSGVSAGLVEWVDIVGFRKISVSGTRFLLIDVHNPEKYLGNVKGALKRQAMKANLRKYGTPISISSNGLSIRFKNLEELMVRSFETYQK comes from the coding sequence ATGAAAAAAAACAATATTGAAGTCCCGCTTAGCAAAGCAAAAATGAGCTTTATTATTTTAGGATGCCTACTTTTTGTTGCGCTAGGTGTTTTTATGCTTTTGAATGCGGAAGAAATGCAGACGAGAAAATTCTCCCCTATATGGATTATAGGATTTGGAGGTGTCGCAGCTGTCTTTTTTGGAGGAATTTGTATTGCTGTCATCAAAAAAATATTTGACAAAAAACCTGGACTCAAGATCGATGAAAAAGGAATATGGGACAATTCCAGTGGGGTTAGTGCAGGCCTTGTAGAATGGGTGGATATAGTCGGATTCAGAAAAATAAGTGTGTCGGGAACACGTTTTTTGTTGATAGATGTACACAATCCAGAAAAATACCTTGGCAACGTCAAAGGTGCCCTAAAGCGACAGGCAATGAAGGCAAACCTTAGAAAGTACGGTACGCCCATCTCAATTTCTTCCAACGGATTGAGCATAAGATTTAAAAACCTCGAAGAGTTAATGGTACGTTCATTTGAAACCTATCAAAAATGA